A genomic region of Sulfobacillus acidophilus DSM 10332 contains the following coding sequences:
- a CDS encoding RNA-directed DNA polymerase (Reverse transcriptase) (PFAM: Group II intron, maturase-specific domain; Reverse transcriptase (RNA-dependent DNA polymerase)~InterPro IPR000477:IPR013597~KEGG: avi:Avi_8256 reverse transcriptase-like protein~PFAM: RNA-directed DNA polymerase (reverse transcriptase); Group II intron, maturase-specific~SPTR: RNA-directed DNA polymerase) — protein sequence MLHAFDQWMEQQYCGTKAKRDRWQWNDGISRQRPIALREQRQWRPAVSYFRYADDFVVIVKGTRQHAEAVRLACRNFLEDTLKLTLNMEKTHITHVDDGFEFLGYRIIRKRGPAGRKRPVTQIPWERYRRLADRLVAELSTDYSRNHLELVDHLNHQLAGWANFYQYTDYTAMVYRRIDHLVFWKLARWMARKYRSGVARELARHVRAPQPGAAKTWVVTGRWPDGQWGTVTLRRLASSRKGQFRWHNPPRNPYILTHDPTPPLLTSRYRDVAIAVQH from the coding sequence ATGCTGCATGCGTTCGACCAGTGGATGGAGCAGCAGTATTGTGGCACGAAAGCCAAACGCGACCGCTGGCAGTGGAATGACGGGATTTCCCGCCAACGGCCGATTGCGCTGCGCGAGCAGCGCCAATGGCGTCCGGCGGTCTCGTACTTCCGTTACGCGGATGATTTTGTGGTCATCGTCAAAGGAACCCGCCAACACGCGGAAGCGGTGCGGTTAGCCTGCCGGAATTTTCTTGAAGACACGTTGAAGCTCACGCTCAACATGGAGAAAACCCATATCACCCATGTGGACGATGGGTTCGAGTTCCTTGGCTATCGCATCATCCGCAAGCGGGGACCCGCTGGTCGCAAACGCCCCGTCACCCAGATTCCATGGGAGCGGTATCGACGCTTGGCCGACCGCTTAGTAGCGGAGTTGTCGACGGATTACTCTCGTAATCACCTTGAACTGGTCGACCATCTCAATCACCAGTTGGCAGGTTGGGCGAACTTCTACCAATACACCGATTATACCGCCATGGTCTATCGGCGTATCGACCACCTCGTGTTCTGGAAGCTGGCTCGTTGGATGGCACGCAAATACCGAAGCGGCGTCGCCCGGGAGCTCGCCCGTCATGTCCGCGCACCGCAACCCGGCGCGGCCAAAACGTGGGTGGTGACGGGGCGATGGCCGGATGGCCAATGGGGCACGGTTACTCTTCGACGGCTCGCTTCGAGTCGCAAGGGCCAATTCCGCTGGCACAACCCGCCACGGAATCCCTATATCCTGACCCATGACCCGACACCACCTCTTCTCACTTCGCGCTATCGTGATGTTGCTATTGCTGTGCAACACTGA
- a CDS encoding transposase IS116/IS110/IS902 family protein (PFAM: Transposase IS116/IS110/IS902 family; Transposase~InterPro IPR002525:IPR003346~KEGG: bts:Btus_3036 transposase IS116/IS110/IS902 family protein~PFAM: Transposase, IS116/IS110/IS902; Transposase, IS111A/IS1328/IS1533~SPTR: Transposase IS116/IS110/IS902 family protein), giving the protein MDLDIVVTHGAGLDVHKKVIVATVLTPTVSETRSFGTLTPDLLALADWLQSCGVTHVAMEATGVYWKPVVNLLEAYPFEAVMVVNPQHIKGMPGRKTDVQDSQWIAGLLRIGALKASYIPPRPQRELRELVRYRTSLQQARATEANRIQKVLEGANVKLGSVISDVLGVSGQRILAALTDGVTDPAALADLADPRIRASRDTLIQALTGLVTAHQRLMLRVQLQHVAFLDRQIAALSEEIATRLANFDDALTRLQTIPGVERRTAEIIIAEIGTDMQRFPSAAHLVSWAGFSPGQDESAGKARPTRTRKGSKALRAALTQSGHAAGKTKTYLGAVYHRLAGRRGKQRAAVATGRHILIAVYAILRIPGAVYEDLGATYFDQRDRQALVRREIRRLEALGYRVSVEPATPEAS; this is encoded by the coding sequence GGACCCTGACGCCCGATCTCTTGGCGTTAGCCGATTGGCTGCAATCCTGTGGGGTCACGCACGTGGCCATGGAAGCAACCGGCGTGTATTGGAAGCCGGTCGTGAACCTGTTGGAAGCCTATCCCTTTGAGGCCGTGATGGTCGTGAATCCCCAGCACATCAAAGGCATGCCCGGGCGGAAGACCGACGTGCAAGATTCGCAGTGGATCGCCGGGTTGCTCCGGATCGGCGCGTTGAAGGCCAGCTATATCCCGCCACGCCCGCAGCGGGAGCTGCGGGAGCTGGTGCGTTACCGAACGAGCCTGCAGCAAGCCCGCGCCACGGAAGCCAACCGCATCCAAAAGGTGTTGGAAGGGGCCAATGTCAAGCTCGGGAGCGTCATCAGCGATGTGTTGGGCGTCAGCGGCCAGCGGATTCTCGCTGCCTTGACGGACGGCGTGACCGACCCCGCGGCCTTAGCCGATTTGGCCGATCCCCGGATCCGCGCCTCCCGGGACACCCTGATCCAGGCCTTGACCGGCTTGGTGACGGCCCATCAGCGCCTGATGCTGCGCGTGCAGCTCCAGCATGTCGCCTTTTTGGACCGCCAGATCGCGGCGCTCTCCGAGGAAATCGCCACCCGTCTCGCAAATTTTGACGACGCCCTCACCCGGTTGCAAACCATTCCCGGGGTCGAGCGTCGCACGGCCGAGATCATTATCGCCGAGATCGGGACCGATATGCAACGGTTTCCGTCCGCCGCTCACCTGGTGTCTTGGGCCGGGTTCAGCCCCGGACAGGACGAAAGTGCGGGGAAAGCGCGACCGACGCGCACGCGCAAGGGCAGTAAGGCGCTGCGGGCCGCCTTGACCCAAAGCGGCCACGCCGCGGGCAAGACCAAGACTTATCTGGGGGCGGTGTATCACCGCCTCGCGGGACGCCGCGGTAAGCAACGTGCGGCTGTGGCGACCGGGCGCCACATCTTGATCGCGGTGTATGCGATCCTGCGAATCCCGGGGGCTGTCTACGAAGATTTGGGCGCCACCTATTTTGATCAGCGGGATCGTCAGGCCCTGGTCCGCCGGGAAATTCGGCGGCTCGAAGCCCTGGGCTATCGGGTGTCGGTGGAACCGGCCACCCCCGAAGCCAGTTAA
- a CDS encoding transposase IS3/IS911 family protein (PFAM: Transposase; Integrase core domain~InterPro IPR002514~KEGG: bts:Btus_1669 transposase IS3/IS911 family protein~PFAM: Transposase IS3/IS911~SPTR: Transposase IS3/IS911 family protein;~manually curated) — protein MTKQKRYSATFKSQVVLEMLKEEKTVSQIAAEYGIHPSQLHRWKRQALENFPQLFTESQVLQQQAQAHQQQLTELYAEIGKLTTQVEWLKKKNLASTLTRDERITLLDRGVDTLPLTTQAALLSLNRSSLYYRPVGPDAEEIALKHRIDEIYTDRPFYGSRRITAQLNREGYTVNRKRVQRYMREMGIWGLAPGPQTSTRHPQHPVYPYLLNGVTPAYPNHVWGIDVTYIRLVHGWLYLVAIIDWYSRFVVAWELSETLELPFVLTAAERALSIATPTIWNHDQGSHFTSPQYTALLLAKEVQISMDSKGRALDNVLTERLWRSVKYEEVYLHDYRSPREARSGLSRYFTFYNYHRLHQSLGYTPPAAWYTPLPSLAGSGVSRD, from the exons ATGACGAAACAAAAGCGGTATTCCGCTACCTTCAAGAGCCAAGTGGTGCTCGAAATGCTCAAGGAAGAAAAAACCGTTAGCCAGATTGCTGCCGAATACGGCATTCATCCCAGTCAATTGCATCGCTGGAAGCGCCAGGCGCTCGAGAATTTTCCGCAGTTGTTTACCGAGTCCCAAGTACTCCAACAACAGGCCCAAGCCCACCAACAACAGCTGACCGAGCTGTATGCGGAAATCGGGAAACTGACCACCCAGGTCGAGTGGCTTAAAAAAAAA AATCTGGCCTCGACCCTGACCCGCGATGAACGGATCACCTTGCTGGATCGGGGAGTGGATACCCTGCCGTTGACGACGCAAGCCGCGTTGTTAAGCCTCAACCGCTCGAGCCTCTATTACCGGCCCGTCGGGCCGGATGCCGAGGAGATCGCGCTGAAGCATCGCATCGATGAAATTTACACCGATCGACCGTTTTACGGATCCCGGCGAATAACGGCTCAGTTGAACCGTGAGGGTTACACCGTGAACCGCAAACGCGTGCAGCGCTATATGCGGGAGATGGGGATCTGGGGGCTCGCGCCGGGCCCCCAGACCAGCACTCGCCATCCCCAGCACCCGGTGTATCCGTATTTATTGAACGGTGTCACGCCGGCGTACCCCAATCATGTGTGGGGGATTGACGTGACCTATATCCGGTTGGTACATGGTTGGCTTTACCTGGTGGCCATTATTGATTGGTATTCCCGGTTTGTCGTGGCGTGGGAGCTCTCCGAAACGTTGGAACTGCCCTTTGTGCTCACGGCCGCGGAGCGGGCGTTGTCCATCGCCACTCCGACCATTTGGAATCATGATCAAGGCAGCCATTTTACCAGCCCCCAATACACGGCCTTGTTGTTGGCTAAGGAGGTACAAATCAGCATGGACAGTAAAGGGCGAGCGTTGGACAATGTGTTGACGGAACGGCTGTGGCGCAGCGTGAAATATGAAGAAGTCTATCTACACGATTACCGTTCACCACGGGAAGCCCGATCAGGCTTGAGCCGATACTTTACGTTCTATAACTATCACCGGCTGCATCAATCCTTAGGCTACACGCCACCCGCGGCCTGGTATACGCCCCTCCCGTCCCTCGCCGGGAGTGGGGTTTCCCGGGATTGA
- a CDS encoding transposase IS3/IS911 family protein (PFAM: Transposase~InterPro IPR002514~KEGG: gtn:GTNG_3489 IS426 transposase~PFAM: Transposase IS3/IS911~SPTR: IS426 transposase) — translation MTDQGPRMTPELKAQCIQEALDCRNAAAVARRHHLPPDPVRRWVRAATRRPARPETADLRAAFAQTEAENRQLKEILGDKDLEIAILKDLVKKADRVPPRGVK, via the coding sequence ATGACCGATCAGGGCCCCCGGATGACCCCGGAGTTGAAAGCGCAGTGCATTCAAGAAGCGTTAGACTGTCGCAATGCCGCGGCTGTCGCCCGGCGACACCACCTGCCCCCCGACCCAGTCCGGCGCTGGGTCCGGGCCGCGACCCGGCGGCCTGCCCGACCCGAGACGGCCGATCTCCGGGCGGCGTTCGCTCAAACCGAAGCCGAAAATCGGCAACTCAAAGAGATCCTCGGCGACAAAGACTTAGAAATCGCGATTTTGAAAGACCTTGTAAAAAAAGCCGACCGGGTCCCTCCTCGCGGTGTGAAGTAG
- a CDS encoding GAF domain protein (PFAM: GAF domain~InterPro IPR003018~KEGG: bcl:ABC3809 hypothetical protein~PFAM: GAF~SMART: GAF~SPTR: Putative uncharacterized protein), whose amino-acid sequence MVESKFTGVPPERMERLLTLTRRLTTRRDMAALLEDLLHGSTTLIPGADFVCVFLYRPECNALVPVGGTGFDLSALQEVQLKPGESITGKTFVARKPLLLPNPEAIRAAQSNLAPEHDQAVRQAIRRPDNPLRSSLAVPLATDDRLLGVLVIDNYDTDRDFTPVDLAVASSLADHAAVAVLNAEEYQEIRALSQQLQHTMTIQQRLLASMMSPQGNFEHLMHAVWTAIRRPYRLLDAQGDVKAMRGIIQDPVSLAISAGQDLLGELQIAGPLQGVERLTVEQALPLIALEFLKDTARQQERLRVQSEAFRRLWERDYAAVDALLTQYGMHAVRLAIGLIQDTTVDAVRGVIEHTNIPLMQREQDLLLMMPESTWQILQQSLPRETRMIIGSPADSLQDLPQELSGVLMLSASSRQLGYPPVTHATCLCDYPDISFMAGIPDAFRQRFHETVVAPFQEDPELLTTLKTWIFSERSPERTAAILHTHPNTIRYRLDKARRRWNRPLDDQAAILLRWAFLAGIRVHL is encoded by the coding sequence ATGGTAGAGAGCAAGTTTACGGGCGTACCGCCCGAAAGGATGGAACGGCTCTTGACCTTGACGCGACGGCTCACCACCCGGCGCGACATGGCAGCATTGCTTGAGGATTTATTACACGGAAGCACCACGCTCATCCCAGGTGCGGATTTTGTTTGCGTCTTTCTTTATCGTCCGGAATGTAATGCATTAGTCCCGGTTGGCGGTACGGGTTTTGACTTGTCGGCATTGCAGGAGGTCCAATTGAAACCGGGCGAATCAATTACCGGAAAGACATTTGTTGCGCGAAAGCCCCTATTACTGCCAAACCCCGAGGCAATCCGCGCCGCGCAAAGCAATCTGGCTCCAGAACATGACCAAGCCGTTCGCCAGGCCATTAGACGGCCCGATAATCCCCTGCGCAGTTCACTGGCTGTCCCGTTGGCGACGGACGATCGCCTGCTAGGGGTGCTGGTCATCGACAATTACGATACCGACCGAGACTTTACCCCGGTTGATTTGGCGGTCGCCTCGTCCTTGGCCGATCATGCCGCCGTCGCCGTGTTAAACGCCGAAGAATATCAGGAAATCCGCGCTCTCTCGCAGCAATTACAACACACCATGACGATTCAACAGCGGCTCTTAGCCAGCATGATGTCCCCCCAAGGCAATTTTGAACATCTCATGCATGCCGTATGGACCGCGATTCGACGACCCTATCGGCTCCTCGACGCCCAGGGAGACGTTAAAGCTATGCGGGGCATCATCCAAGATCCCGTGTCCTTGGCGATTAGTGCAGGACAAGACCTATTAGGCGAGTTGCAGATTGCCGGGCCCCTACAAGGCGTCGAGCGTTTGACCGTGGAACAGGCATTACCCTTAATTGCGCTAGAGTTTCTCAAAGATACCGCCCGCCAACAAGAACGCTTACGGGTTCAATCCGAAGCGTTTCGCCGATTGTGGGAACGAGATTATGCGGCCGTTGACGCGCTATTAACCCAGTACGGCATGCACGCCGTTCGCCTGGCCATAGGGCTCATTCAGGACACAACGGTCGACGCGGTACGCGGTGTCATTGAACACACCAACATTCCGTTGATGCAACGAGAGCAGGACCTTCTCCTCATGATGCCCGAATCCACATGGCAAATCCTGCAGCAATCGCTGCCGCGAGAGACCCGTATGATTATTGGTTCACCTGCAGATTCCCTCCAGGATTTACCGCAGGAATTATCGGGCGTGTTAATGCTATCCGCATCGTCCCGACAGTTGGGTTACCCGCCGGTGACGCATGCGACATGCCTCTGCGATTATCCTGATATCTCGTTCATGGCCGGGATCCCTGACGCGTTTCGCCAGCGTTTTCATGAGACCGTTGTCGCGCCCTTTCAAGAGGATCCCGAACTGCTCACGACCCTCAAAACCTGGATATTTTCGGAGCGTTCCCCGGAACGGACCGCTGCAATCCTGCATACCCATCCGAATACCATTCGGTACCGACTAGACAAAGCCCGCAGACGGTGGAACCGTCCTCTTGATGACCAGGCGGCGATCCTCCTGCGATGGGCATTTCTTGCCGGGATCCGCGTCCATCTGTAA
- a CDS encoding RNA-directed DNA polymerase (Reverse transcriptase) (PFAM: Reverse transcriptase (RNA-dependent DNA polymerase)~COGs: COG3344 Retron-type reverse transcriptase~InterPro IPR000477~KEGG: ecw:EcE24377A_E0025 group II intron-encoded reverse transcriptase/maturase~PFAM: RNA-directed DNA polymerase (reverse transcriptase)~SPTR: RNA-directed DNA polymerase): MIISEMQSKLATWSMEEPNRRFDRLLRLITNRDWLEEAARRTLTSPGAHTPGADGMTKRRWEAQQAEELERLRTELLTDTYRPHPARRIYIPKPNGKQRPLGIPCLRDRVVQRAMLMAMDPIWESDFRWMSYGFRPGRSVHHAVRSVKLALTDTVQGTAGRWVIEGDLASYFDTVHHRLLMKAVKRRIADRRFLRVLWRMLKAGLIDHGLFRSTHEGVPQGGVLSKVDPIVKTDF, translated from the coding sequence TTGATAATCAGTGAAATGCAGAGCAAACTGGCCACGTGGTCCATGGAGGAGCCAAACCGTCGGTTTGATCGCCTTCTACGACTCATCACGAATCGCGACTGGCTTGAAGAAGCGGCTCGAAGGACCCTCACCTCCCCCGGCGCTCACACGCCGGGAGCCGATGGGATGACTAAACGCCGTTGGGAAGCGCAACAGGCCGAAGAACTCGAGCGGCTGCGTACGGAACTGCTCACCGACACCTATCGGCCCCACCCGGCGCGTCGCATCTACATTCCCAAACCCAACGGGAAGCAACGCCCGCTCGGGATTCCTTGCCTGCGCGACCGAGTGGTTCAACGCGCCATGCTAATGGCCATGGACCCCATCTGGGAAAGTGACTTTCGCTGGATGTCCTACGGGTTTCGTCCGGGCCGCAGCGTGCATCACGCGGTCCGCTCCGTCAAACTGGCGCTCACGGACACCGTCCAAGGCACCGCGGGACGCTGGGTCATTGAAGGCGACCTCGCGAGTTACTTCGATACGGTGCATCATCGGCTCCTCATGAAGGCAGTGAAACGCCGCATTGCGGACCGCCGATTTCTCCGGGTGCTCTGGCGCATGCTTAAAGCCGGTCTTATCGATCACGGGCTCTTTCGCTCCACGCATGAAGGGGTACCGCAGGGTGGAGTCCTGTCTAAGGTGGACCCCATTGTCAAGACAGATTTTTGA